The window AGATTGGCTCCGGCTTTATTGATGATTGTTTTTATTTCAGGAAAGGTCCTGTTTTTATTGTCAGTCATACATTCTATGATCACGGCCACACCACCCTGAGCATAAGCTTCATAAGTAATTTCTTCGATATTGCTGCCTTCCGCTCCACCTACAGCCCGAGCAATAGCTCTTTTAATATTGTCATTGGGCATATTAACTTCTTTGGCTTTTTGAATGGCAAAACGCAGTCTGGAATTTGTATCCGGGTCTCCGCCTCCTACTTTGGCCGCCATAATTATTTCTCTGGCAGCTTTCGTGAACAATTTACCCCTCTGAGCGTCATTAACCCCTTTTTTACGCTTAATCTGGCTCCATTTGCTATGTCCTGACATAATCGTTCTCCTTTTACTTATTACAACCGGCCCGAGAATATTTGGCCTCGTACAAATTAGGGTCACGCCTTATATCTAATCTATTTACCGGTTATTAACCAATTATACAATAATTTATCCGATACAAGCACATATTTTACAACAAAATAATTCGATATATTAAATTAAAAACCACACGATAACTTAGTATAAGACAAAAAAATGGGTGGTAAAAATGATCCTGGTAATAACAATATGTATAATCGCAGCAGCTGTCGCACTTTTCATTTTCAATAAGAAAAAGTCTTCAGAACCGCAGAAAACCATATATAAGGTGAATTATACTATTACCAGCAAAAAACTTCCTTCCAAACCCATTTATCAGGTAAATTTTATACACAATAAGGATTTTATACCAGTGGAAAGGAAGTCTTACATTAGAAATTACGTTATCTAAATTCCCCTCTTCCCCCCCCAATTAAATTTAGATAGCGTAATGCGAAGGAACGTTCCCCCCCAGAACGTTCCTTCATTTTTTAAACTTCAATATCTTCAAAAAACCGAACACAAGTAAATTAATTACAAACTCTTATATAAATGTTCGTATTTAACGGCTGAAGCTTTCCACGAATAATCACATTTCATAGCATTAGTCATGAGTTTCTTCCATGCCTGCTGGTCTTTATAGGTATCAATTGCTCTGATTAATGTTTTATATAGTTCTTTACTCTCATATTCATAAAAAACAAAGCCGTTACCTTTATCATTCTCAAAATCTTTGGCCAGGTCAAAATCAGTTATGGTATCCGCCAATCCCCCGGTTTCACGAACAACCGGAATTGTCCCGTATTTTAAACTGATAAGCTGACCCAGGCCACATGGTTCATAACGAGACGGCATTATAAACATATCGCAACCCGCATAAATCATTTGAGCCATAACCGGATCAAATTTAAGTAAAACCTGAAAATTCTTGGGGTATTTGGCTTGAAGTTCAGTTAAAAGCTTATGGTATTTGGGTTCTCCTGTCCCAAGAATAACCAGCTGAATATTAAGCTGCAAAAACTGATCAACTATTTCCGAAAGAATATCGAATCCTTTCTGATCTGCCAGACGCGATATAATGCCGAAAAGCGGAGCGTTCTTTTTGAATCGCAGACCCAGAGTTTTCAAAAGATATTTCTTGTTATCAATTTTCTTTTCAATAGTTCTGATAGAATAATTTTTATGGATCATTTGATCTTTGTCCGGACTGAACAGTTTGTAATCTATACCGTTTATAATTCCGTGCAGCGAATTTTTCCTGCCTTCCAGCACTCCGTTAAGGCCGGCGCCATATTCTTCAGTCTGGATTTCTTTAGCATAACGTTCACTTACAGTATTTAACGAGTCAGCGTAAATCAAACCGGCTTTTAAAAAATTTACTTTCCCCCAGAACTCCAGTTTGTCGATGGTAAAATAATCCCAGCCAAGTCCGATTTTCTCCATAACACCTTTTTCAAAAAGGCCCTGATAAGCCAGGTTATGTATGGTAAACAGCGTTTTAGTGCCGTCAAAAAACTTATCATTGGCGTATGTACTTTTTAAATAGAGCGGAATAAGCCCTGTTTGCCAATCATTACAGTGAATAATATCAGGTTTCCAGTCCAGCTTTTTGCAAATTTCCAGAATAATCTTATTAAAAAATATAAACCGTTCTGCATTATCCGCATAATCTTTGCTGTCTTTATCCTGGTATAGATTATCTCTGTCGAAATATACAGGGCAGTCAATAAAGCAAATTCTGGTTTTTCTATCTATATGTTTAGCTTCATAGACATCACCTCTGATTGCTTCAGTGCCTACATTTACACAAATATCACCCAGTAGCAGTTTTAATTTGTATTTATCTTTATCGATTTTCCTGTACCTGGGCATCATGATTGTTACATCATGGCCCAACCTGGTGAGCTCTGTAGTCAAAGCTCCGGCCACATCCGCCAGACCTCCAGTCTTAGCGTAGGGTAAAACTTCCGATGCCACAAAACAAATTTTCATATAGCTCCCCCTCTCAGTTTATCTATTTCTTATGACTGATAAACGAGATTTTTAGTCATATAAAGTTTGTAATCTATAGTTGGGAACAAATTATCTTTCATTTCCAACTGATGGATATAACCTTCATCATACTGATGACCCTTGACCATATCATACAACCGATTAAACCGGTTTATATGGCTTTTGGTACGCCTGACAGCATATTCAACCATGGTCCCGGTTTTCATAATAAATGCCCAGTCCGAACTTTGGGCCAGCATCACT of the Candidatus Margulisiibacteriota bacterium genome contains:
- the glgA gene encoding glycogen synthase GlgA → MKICFVASEVLPYAKTGGLADVAGALTTELTRLGHDVTIMMPRYRKIDKDKYKLKLLLGDICVNVGTEAIRGDVYEAKHIDRKTRICFIDCPVYFDRDNLYQDKDSKDYADNAERFIFFNKIILEICKKLDWKPDIIHCNDWQTGLIPLYLKSTYANDKFFDGTKTLFTIHNLAYQGLFEKGVMEKIGLGWDYFTIDKLEFWGKVNFLKAGLIYADSLNTVSERYAKEIQTEEYGAGLNGVLEGRKNSLHGIINGIDYKLFSPDKDQMIHKNYSIRTIEKKIDNKKYLLKTLGLRFKKNAPLFGIISRLADQKGFDILSEIVDQFLQLNIQLVILGTGEPKYHKLLTELQAKYPKNFQVLLKFDPVMAQMIYAGCDMFIMPSRYEPCGLGQLISLKYGTIPVVRETGGLADTITDFDLAKDFENDKGNGFVFYEYESKELYKTLIRAIDTYKDQQAWKKLMTNAMKCDYSWKASAVKYEHLYKSL